In one Thioclava sp. ES.031 genomic region, the following are encoded:
- a CDS encoding epimerase codes for MNRRVLILGMGGLFGSAAARSFRAAGWDVDRYRRGTDMAIAARGARWIVNAMNPPNYHDWANQIPQITKQVLAASRDSGASVMVPGNVYVYGREPSPWSASTPHHACTRKGKIRAEMEARYRAHAEEGRSVAILRGGDFINAEAPDTLLNRVMLKDLRKGKITSLGKPDAQRVYADLEDMTRVAVQLAETEDHTPGLLDLGFPGTRFSARELAEEFSRQMGRDISIKKFPWTALLLASPAWELARELREMRYLFDMSHEIDGTDFHARFPEFTPKTLQRVVFEHLYIRGLKVVPDQGNAMSTQTIL; via the coding sequence ATGAATCGCAGGGTATTGATCCTGGGAATGGGCGGTTTGTTCGGATCTGCTGCGGCACGGTCCTTCAGGGCCGCTGGCTGGGACGTCGATCGCTATCGCCGGGGCACCGACATGGCGATCGCGGCGCGAGGTGCGCGGTGGATCGTGAATGCGATGAACCCGCCGAATTACCACGACTGGGCGAACCAGATCCCCCAGATCACCAAGCAGGTTCTGGCCGCGTCGCGCGATAGCGGGGCCTCCGTGATGGTGCCGGGCAATGTCTATGTCTACGGGCGCGAGCCGTCGCCGTGGAGCGCCTCTACCCCGCATCACGCCTGCACCCGCAAGGGCAAGATCCGCGCAGAGATGGAGGCGCGCTACCGCGCCCATGCCGAAGAGGGCCGTTCGGTCGCGATCCTGCGTGGCGGCGATTTCATCAATGCCGAAGCCCCCGATACGCTGCTCAACCGGGTGATGCTGAAGGATTTGCGCAAGGGCAAGATCACGTCGCTCGGCAAGCCCGATGCGCAGCGCGTCTATGCCGATCTCGAGGATATGACGCGCGTCGCGGTGCAACTGGCCGAGACCGAGGATCATACGCCCGGCCTGCTCGACCTCGGGTTTCCCGGCACCCGGTTCTCCGCGCGTGAACTGGCCGAGGAATTCTCGCGCCAGATGGGGCGCGACATCTCGATCAAGAAATTCCCGTGGACGGCGCTGCTGCTTGCCTCGCCCGCGTGGGAGCTGGCGCGCGAGCTGCGCGAAATGCGCTACCTGTTCGACATGAGCCACGAGATCGACGGCACCGACTTTCACGCACGCTTCCCGGAATTCACGCCGAAGACGCTGCAGCGCGTGG
- the leuB gene encoding 3-isopropylmalate dehydrogenase gives MSNPSILILPGDGIGPEVMAEVRKVIDWYGAKRDLAFDVSEDLVGGAAYDKHGVPLADETMAKAQEVDAVLLGAVGGPKYDVLDFSVKPERGLLRLRKEMDLFANLRPAQCFDALADFSSLKKDVVAGLDIMIVRELTSGVYFGEPRGIFEEGNERVGINTQRYTESEIERAARAAFDLAMKRNKKLCSMEKANVMESGILWREVVTRVGEEYPEVELSHMYADNGAMQLVRAPKQFDVIVTDNLFGDILSDCAAMLTGSLGMLPSASLGAPMANGRPKAMYEPVHGSAPDIAGQGKANPIACILSFAMALRYSFDQGDEATRLETAIEKVLADGVRTADLMGPEGGTPVSTSEMGDKIIEALDASL, from the coding sequence ATGTCCAACCCCTCCATCCTCATCCTGCCCGGCGACGGGATCGGCCCCGAAGTCATGGCCGAGGTTCGCAAAGTCATCGACTGGTACGGTGCCAAGCGCGATCTCGCCTTCGATGTCAGCGAAGACCTCGTCGGCGGTGCGGCCTATGACAAGCACGGGGTGCCGCTGGCCGATGAGACGATGGCCAAGGCGCAGGAAGTGGACGCGGTTCTGCTCGGCGCCGTGGGCGGTCCGAAATACGACGTGCTCGACTTCTCGGTGAAGCCCGAGCGCGGCCTGCTGCGCCTGCGCAAGGAGATGGACCTGTTTGCCAACCTGCGCCCCGCGCAATGCTTCGACGCGCTGGCCGATTTCTCCTCGCTGAAGAAGGACGTGGTTGCAGGCCTCGACATCATGATCGTGCGCGAACTGACCTCGGGCGTCTATTTCGGCGAGCCGCGCGGCATCTTCGAGGAAGGTAACGAGCGCGTCGGCATCAACACCCAGCGCTACACCGAGTCCGAGATCGAGCGCGCCGCCCGCGCCGCTTTCGACCTGGCGATGAAGCGCAACAAGAAGCTCTGCTCGATGGAGAAAGCCAACGTGATGGAGTCCGGCATCCTCTGGCGCGAGGTCGTGACCCGCGTCGGCGAGGAATACCCGGAAGTAGAACTGAGCCACATGTATGCGGATAACGGCGCGATGCAGCTGGTGCGCGCGCCCAAGCAGTTCGACGTGATCGTCACCGACAACCTGTTCGGCGACATCCTGTCCGACTGCGCGGCGATGCTGACCGGCTCGCTCGGGATGCTGCCCTCCGCGTCGCTCGGCGCGCCGATGGCGAACGGTCGCCCGAAAGCGATGTACGAGCCCGTCCACGGTTCGGCCCCCGACATTGCGGGGCAGGGCAAGGCCAACCCGATCGCCTGTATCCTCAGCTTCGCAATGGCGCTGCGCTACAGCTTCGATCAGGGCGACGAGGCGACCCGTCTGGAAACCGCGATCGAGAAAGTGCTGGCCGATGGCGTGCGCACCGCGGACCTGATGGGCCCCGAAGGCGGCACTCCGGTCTCGACCTCCGAGATGGGCGACAAGATCATCGAAGCGCTCGACGCCTCGCTCTGA
- a CDS encoding DMT family transporter yields the protein MPDFGGKSNARGASLGLTSMAIFATHDVIIKHLGQTYSPVQIVFFAALLSFPLLSVILLNDKRGGSLRPVHPGWVVGRVVTTVVTGLCAFYAFSTLPLAQVYPLLFAMPLLVTVFSIPILGEKVGIHRWAAVILGLIGVVIVVRPGQADLAPGHFAAMTAAVTGALASVIVRKIGSEERSVVLLLSPLLGNVIVMAILLPFVWQPLQIGDLGLMAVIAIFGLTASFLQILAYRAGEAAIVAPMQYSQILWAVFYGWIIFHERVDIPTLVGAGVVILSGIYIVIRETRVSENQPVLRTRGRSETVTAPRSSLLGRVLGLRARNSRS from the coding sequence ATGCCCGATTTCGGCGGAAAATCAAACGCACGCGGTGCGTCGCTCGGCCTGACCTCGATGGCGATTTTCGCCACGCATGACGTCATCATCAAACATCTGGGTCAGACCTATTCGCCGGTTCAGATCGTGTTCTTCGCGGCGCTCCTGTCCTTCCCGCTGCTCTCGGTGATCCTGCTCAACGACAAACGCGGGGGAAGCCTGCGCCCGGTTCATCCCGGCTGGGTCGTCGGGCGGGTCGTCACCACCGTCGTCACCGGGCTCTGCGCCTTCTACGCCTTCTCGACCCTGCCGCTCGCGCAGGTCTATCCGCTCCTCTTCGCGATGCCGCTCTTGGTCACCGTCTTCTCGATCCCGATCCTGGGCGAGAAGGTCGGCATTCACCGCTGGGCCGCTGTCATTCTCGGCCTGATCGGCGTGGTCATCGTGGTGCGCCCCGGACAGGCGGATCTCGCGCCGGGCCACTTTGCGGCGATGACGGCGGCGGTCACCGGGGCGCTGGCGTCGGTCATCGTGCGCAAGATCGGGTCGGAGGAGCGCTCCGTCGTGCTGCTGCTCTCGCCGCTTCTGGGCAATGTGATCGTCATGGCGATCCTTCTGCCCTTCGTCTGGCAGCCGCTGCAGATCGGTGATCTCGGCCTCATGGCGGTGATCGCGATCTTCGGCCTCACCGCCTCCTTCCTGCAAATCCTCGCCTATCGCGCGGGCGAGGCCGCCATCGTCGCGCCGATGCAATATTCGCAGATCCTCTGGGCGGTCTTCTACGGCTGGATCATCTTCCACGAGAGAGTGGACATTCCGACGCTTGTCGGCGCGGGCGTGGTGATCCTGTCTGGCATCTACATCGTCATCCGCGAGACGCGTGTCTCCGAGAACCAGCCGGTGCTGCGCACAAGGGGCCGGTCGGAAACCGTCACCGCCCCGCGATCGTCGCTTCTGGGTCGCGTTTTGGGCCTTCGTGCACGCAATTCAAGAAGCTGA
- the rfbC gene encoding dTDP-4-dehydrorhamnose 3,5-epimerase: MQVEPTPLSGVLVITPKRFGDHRGFFSESYSAKRFAEAGIEIGFVQDNHSVSETVGTVRGLHFQAPPHAQAKLVRCGRGRLWDVAVDIRKSSPTYGQWFGTELSFENGKQLLIPAGFAHGFVTLEPGTEIVYKCSDYYAPDCEGAIRWDDPDLGIDWPLSAGIEPVLSGKDAEAPFFAALDSPFTWEGAA; the protein is encoded by the coding sequence ATGCAGGTCGAACCAACTCCTCTCAGCGGCGTTCTGGTGATCACGCCGAAGCGATTCGGCGATCACCGCGGATTTTTCTCCGAGAGCTATTCGGCGAAGCGATTTGCCGAGGCCGGGATCGAGATCGGTTTCGTGCAGGACAACCATTCGGTCTCGGAGACCGTGGGCACGGTGCGCGGGTTGCATTTTCAGGCCCCGCCGCACGCGCAGGCGAAGCTCGTGCGCTGTGGGCGTGGGCGGCTTTGGGATGTCGCGGTGGATATCCGCAAGTCTAGCCCGACCTACGGCCAGTGGTTCGGCACGGAGCTGAGCTTCGAGAACGGCAAGCAGCTCTTGATCCCGGCGGGGTTTGCGCATGGGTTCGTGACGCTCGAGCCGGGAACCGAGATCGTCTATAAATGCTCGGATTACTACGCGCCCGACTGTGAAGGCGCGATCCGCTGGGACGACCCGGATCTGGGCATCGACTGGCCGCTTTCAGCAGGAATAGAGCCTGTTTTGTCCGGCAAGGACGCGGAAGCGCCGTTCTTCGCCGCGCTCGACAGCCCCTTCACCTGGGAGGGCGCAGCATGA
- the rfbB gene encoding dTDP-glucose 4,6-dehydratase, whose amino-acid sequence MKILVTGGAGFIGSAVVRLAVSLGHEVVNLDALTYAACLENVAPVADSPLYAFEQADIRDPEALTAIFARHKPDAVMHLAAESHVDRSIDGPGAFIETNVMGTYNMLQAARSFWEAEGRPESFRFHHISTDEVYGTLGPTGQFTEETPYAPNSPYSASKAGSDHLVRAWHETYGLPVVLTNCSNNYGPYHFPEKLIPVVILNALAGKPLPIYGDGSNVRDWLYVEDHADALLLVLEKGALGRSYNIGGENERSNLELVQTICTILDKLRPGDAPYADLITFVTDRPGHDARYAIDPTRIREELGWRPSVTVEEGLECTVRWYLENEVWWRPLLERHGVGERLGKA is encoded by the coding sequence ATGAAGATCCTCGTCACCGGCGGTGCCGGGTTCATCGGCTCCGCGGTCGTCCGTCTCGCCGTTTCGCTCGGCCATGAGGTGGTGAACCTCGACGCGCTGACCTATGCCGCCTGCCTCGAGAACGTCGCGCCCGTCGCCGATAGCCCGCTCTACGCGTTCGAGCAGGCCGATATTCGCGATCCTGAGGCGCTGACGGCGATCTTCGCCCGTCACAAGCCCGACGCGGTGATGCATCTCGCGGCCGAGAGCCATGTGGATCGCTCGATCGACGGTCCCGGCGCCTTCATCGAGACGAACGTGATGGGCACCTACAACATGCTGCAAGCGGCGCGCAGCTTTTGGGAGGCCGAGGGTCGCCCCGAGAGCTTCCGCTTCCACCACATCTCGACCGACGAGGTTTACGGCACGCTCGGCCCCACGGGCCAGTTCACCGAAGAGACGCCCTACGCGCCGAACAGTCCCTATTCCGCCTCGAAAGCGGGCTCGGACCATCTCGTGCGCGCCTGGCACGAGACCTATGGCCTGCCGGTCGTGCTCACGAACTGCTCGAACAATTACGGCCCCTACCACTTCCCGGAAAAGCTGATCCCGGTCGTGATCCTGAACGCGCTCGCGGGCAAGCCGCTGCCGATCTACGGCGACGGCTCGAACGTGCGCGACTGGCTCTATGTCGAGGATCACGCCGATGCGCTGCTGCTGGTGCTGGAGAAGGGCGCCTTGGGGCGCAGCTACAATATCGGTGGCGAGAACGAGCGGTCGAACCTCGAGCTGGTCCAGACGATCTGCACCATTCTCGACAAGCTGCGTCCGGGCGATGCGCCTTACGCCGATCTGATCACTTTCGTCACCGACCGCCCCGGACACGATGCCCGCTACGCGATCGACCCGACCCGCATCCGCGAGGAGTTGGGCTGGCGGCCGAGCGTGACGGTGGAGGAAGGGCTGGAATGCACGGTGCGCTGGTATCTCGAGAACGAGGTTTGGTGGCGCCCGCTGCTGGAGCGGCACGGCGTCGGCGAAAGGTTGGGCAAGGCATGA
- the rfbD gene encoding dTDP-4-dehydrorhamnose reductase, giving the protein MILIFGQTGQVAQELQRLAPDAAFLGRNRVDLSDPDAAAQAIREAKPEAVINAAAYTAVDKAEEEEALAQVVNGAAPAAMAEACRDLGIPFVHISTDYVFDGSGDAPFKPTDPTGPLGAYGRTKLAGEQVIRATGGPFAILRTSWVFSSHRGNFVKTMLRLSENRDHLTIVADQIGGPTPAKAIAEACLTIATQLQRAPEKSGVYHFSGSPDVSWAGFAREIFARAGRGVTVEDIPTADYPTPAKRPLNSRLDCSDLAVFGLNRPDWRSGLDEVLTELGAK; this is encoded by the coding sequence ATGATCCTCATCTTCGGACAGACCGGTCAAGTCGCGCAGGAACTACAGCGCCTCGCGCCAGATGCGGCGTTTTTAGGCCGGAATAGGGTCGATTTGAGCGACCCTGACGCCGCCGCACAGGCGATCCGGGAGGCCAAGCCCGAGGCCGTGATCAACGCCGCGGCCTATACGGCTGTCGACAAAGCTGAAGAAGAAGAGGCGCTCGCCCAGGTGGTCAACGGTGCGGCTCCCGCTGCTATGGCCGAAGCCTGCCGCGACCTCGGCATCCCCTTCGTTCACATCTCCACCGATTACGTCTTCGACGGCTCGGGCGATGCGCCGTTCAAACCCACCGACCCGACCGGCCCGCTGGGCGCCTATGGCCGCACCAAGCTTGCGGGTGAACAGGTGATCCGGGCGACGGGCGGTCCCTTCGCCATCCTGCGCACCAGCTGGGTCTTCTCGTCCCATCGTGGGAATTTCGTGAAGACGATGCTGCGCCTGTCGGAAAACCGCGATCACCTGACGATCGTCGCCGACCAGATCGGTGGACCGACACCGGCCAAGGCCATCGCCGAGGCTTGCCTGACGATAGCGACGCAGTTGCAGCGTGCGCCCGAGAAGAGCGGCGTTTACCATTTCTCAGGCTCTCCCGATGTAAGCTGGGCAGGCTTCGCGCGGGAGATCTTCGCGCGGGCCGGGCGCGGCGTGACGGTGGAGGATATTCCCACCGCCGATTATCCGACGCCTGCGAAACGACCGCTCAATTCGCGGCTCGACTGCAGCGATCTGGCCGTGTTCGGCCTGAACAGACCCGATTGGAGATCGGGATTGGACGAGGTTTTGACCGAATTGGGGGCGAAGTGA
- the rfbA gene encoding glucose-1-phosphate thymidylyltransferase RfbA, protein MRKGIILAGGSGTRLYPITMGVSKQLLPVYDKPMIYYPLTTLMLAGIREIAVITTPHDQEQFIRTLGDGSQWGLSLTYITQPSPDGLAQAYLLAEEFLAGAPSAMVLGDNIFFGAGLGEILKAANATTGGGTVFGYRVRDPERYGVVDFDESGTVRAIIEKPEVPPSQFAVTGLYFLDETAPDRAKTITPSARGELEITSLLETYLHDGALSVTQMGRGFAWLDTGTHGSLLDAGNFVRTLEERQGLQSGSPDEIAFEKGWISADALADRAKKFGKNSYGEYLLRLIE, encoded by the coding sequence ATGCGCAAGGGGATCATTCTGGCGGGCGGCTCGGGCACGCGGCTCTATCCGATCACGATGGGCGTCTCGAAGCAGCTTCTGCCGGTCTATGACAAGCCGATGATTTACTATCCGCTCACCACGCTGATGCTAGCCGGTATCCGCGAGATCGCGGTGATCACCACGCCGCATGATCAGGAGCAGTTCATCCGCACGCTCGGCGATGGCAGCCAATGGGGGCTGAGCCTGACCTATATCACGCAGCCCTCGCCCGACGGTCTGGCGCAGGCCTATCTGCTGGCCGAGGAGTTCCTTGCGGGCGCGCCTTCGGCGATGGTTCTGGGCGACAACATCTTCTTCGGCGCGGGTCTCGGCGAGATCCTGAAAGCGGCGAATGCGACCACAGGCGGCGGCACCGTCTTCGGCTACCGCGTCCGCGACCCCGAACGCTACGGCGTGGTGGATTTCGACGAGAGCGGCACCGTGCGCGCGATCATCGAGAAGCCCGAAGTGCCGCCCTCGCAATTCGCGGTCACCGGGCTCTACTTCCTCGATGAAACTGCGCCGGACCGGGCGAAGACGATCACGCCTTCCGCCCGTGGCGAGTTGGAGATCACGTCTCTTCTCGAAACCTACCTGCATGACGGCGCGCTCTCGGTCACCCAGATGGGCCGCGGCTTTGCCTGGCTCGACACCGGAACGCATGGCAGCCTGCTCGATGCGGGGAATTTCGTGCGCACGCTGGAAGAGCGGCAGGGACTACAAAGCGGCTCGCCCGACGAGATCGCCTTCGAGAAAGGCTGGATCAGTGCCGACGCACTGGCCGACCGGGCGAAGAAATTCGGCAAGAACAGCTATGGTGAGTACCTGCTGCGCCTGATCGAGTAA
- a CDS encoding glycosyltransferase, whose translation MTILMATRDPGPELRDQLESLAAQTHRDWLLIVGDDSQSDVARDLFAEFARSHDVQIVRGPRTSAGGNFLSLLRGIDSGQQDFIAFCDQDDVWLPDRLARGISSLGEGEAALYCSRTWVCNADLEDKRLSIRHTRPPSFRNALVQNIAAGNTILLNPAGAELAISAARELQAAPRHDWWLYQLFTGCGARVTNDAEPTVLYRQHGGNAEGANVKMRAKISRLGRMLSGDWRCWIDEQCAALTASAHRFTPENRAIFDRFVRMREAAFATRLKEFARLRLYRQSRAATLVLWIGAVFRRI comes from the coding sequence GTGACGATCCTGATGGCGACACGCGATCCGGGTCCGGAGCTGCGCGATCAACTGGAAAGCCTCGCGGCGCAAACCCATCGGGATTGGCTGTTGATCGTAGGTGACGACAGCCAAAGCGACGTCGCGCGCGACCTATTCGCTGAGTTCGCGCGCAGCCATGATGTGCAGATCGTGAGAGGTCCGCGGACCAGCGCGGGAGGAAATTTCCTGTCTCTGCTGCGGGGGATCGACAGCGGGCAGCAGGATTTCATCGCCTTTTGCGATCAAGATGATGTCTGGCTGCCGGATCGTCTCGCGCGCGGGATTTCCAGTTTGGGCGAAGGGGAAGCTGCGCTTTATTGCAGCCGGACTTGGGTCTGCAACGCTGATCTGGAGGACAAGCGCCTTTCCATCCGACACACCCGCCCGCCGTCGTTCCGCAATGCACTGGTGCAGAATATCGCGGCGGGAAACACCATTCTCCTGAACCCGGCCGGGGCCGAACTCGCCATCTCTGCGGCGCGCGAATTGCAGGCCGCGCCGCGTCATGACTGGTGGCTCTATCAGCTGTTCACCGGGTGCGGCGCGCGGGTCACCAATGATGCGGAGCCCACGGTTCTCTACCGCCAACACGGGGGCAACGCGGAAGGGGCGAATGTCAAAATGCGCGCCAAGATCTCGCGACTCGGGCGCATGCTGTCCGGCGATTGGCGGTGCTGGATTGACGAGCAATGTGCAGCGCTCACTGCATCGGCGCATCGGTTCACGCCCGAGAACCGGGCCATTTTCGATCGCTTTGTTAGGATGCGCGAAGCGGCGTTTGCGACCCGTCTGAAAGAATTCGCCCGGCTGAGGCTCTATCGCCAAAGCCGGGCGGCAACGCTTGTCCTTTGGATCGGGGCCGTGTTTCGGCGGATTTAG
- a CDS encoding ChrR family anti-sigma-E factor, whose protein sequence is MTEITHHLPDWLVRSYATGSLGHAFSLVVAAHVSQCDECRARLEAEELAGGLVLDDLKGMAPSDDLRRRVFDGLDDDDVIVAEQPARAGIYPGAVVEAMGADSPRWRALGGGIKQAILSEDKEGSARLLYIPPGMAVPDHTHGGLELTLVLQGSFSDETGRFGVGDVEVADDDLDHTPIAGMEDVCICLAATDAPLKFKGLLPRLLQPIFRI, encoded by the coding sequence ATGACCGAGATTACGCATCACTTGCCCGATTGGTTGGTTCGGTCCTACGCGACCGGCTCGCTGGGTCATGCGTTTTCGCTGGTCGTGGCGGCGCATGTGAGCCAGTGCGACGAGTGTCGCGCACGGCTCGAAGCAGAGGAACTGGCGGGCGGGCTGGTTCTGGATGACTTGAAAGGCATGGCCCCCAGCGACGATTTGCGGCGACGTGTGTTTGACGGGTTGGACGACGACGATGTGATCGTCGCTGAGCAACCCGCGCGCGCCGGGATCTATCCGGGGGCTGTGGTCGAGGCGATGGGCGCCGACAGTCCGCGCTGGCGGGCCTTGGGCGGCGGCATCAAGCAGGCCATTCTGAGCGAGGACAAAGAAGGGTCGGCCCGACTTCTGTATATTCCGCCGGGGATGGCGGTGCCGGATCACACGCATGGCGGGCTCGAATTGACGCTCGTGTTGCAGGGGTCCTTCTCGGACGAGACCGGGCGCTTTGGCGTCGGCGATGTGGAAGTGGCGGATGACGATCTCGATCACACGCCGATCGCGGGGATGGAGGATGTCTGCATCTGCCTCGCCGCCACCGATGCGCCGCTGAAGTTCAAGGGTCTTCTGCCGCGCTTGCTGCAGCCGATCTTCCGGATTTAA
- a CDS encoding sigma-70 family RNA polymerase sigma factor produces MDQKFFRIACEPLSHKLRIGHMLRDATINFDTTGTPPIAAGQAFAGKRMDDRKSAKPTPEAACEQTDWLVAVRDKRDKLAFARLYDHFSPRLKGMLVRSGMTQAAAEDVVQDVMLTIWRKAHLYDETRARASAWIYRIARNRQIDVIRRRPRPVPDELIAEAETRETREADAAIGLEQEAAQLREAIEALPEAQREIIERAYVGELTQAEIREATGLALGTIKSRIRLALEKLRHELRDLREE; encoded by the coding sequence TTGGATCAGAAGTTTTTTCGCATCGCATGTGAACCACTATCTCATAAGCTGCGTATCGGTCACATGCTGAGAGATGCGACCATCAACTTCGACACCACAGGGACCCCGCCAATCGCGGCGGGTCAGGCCTTTGCCGGGAAGAGAATGGACGACAGGAAATCAGCGAAACCGACGCCCGAGGCGGCTTGCGAGCAGACCGATTGGCTCGTCGCCGTTCGCGACAAGCGTGACAAACTGGCCTTCGCGCGGCTCTATGATCACTTCTCGCCGCGACTGAAGGGGATGCTGGTTCGCTCCGGCATGACGCAGGCGGCGGCAGAGGATGTAGTTCAGGACGTGATGCTCACGATCTGGCGGAAGGCACATCTTTACGACGAGACGCGGGCACGCGCCTCGGCATGGATTTACCGGATTGCACGCAATCGGCAGATTGATGTGATCCGAAGACGGCCTCGGCCCGTTCCAGACGAGCTGATCGCCGAGGCCGAGACGCGGGAAACCCGCGAGGCCGATGCGGCGATCGGGCTGGAACAGGAAGCGGCGCAGCTGCGCGAAGCGATCGAGGCGCTGCCGGAAGCGCAGCGCGAGATCATCGAGCGGGCCTATGTGGGCGAACTCACACAGGCCGAAATACGCGAGGCGACGGGTCTCGCCCTTGGGACGATTAAATCGCGGATCCGGCTGGCGCTGGAGAAGCTTAGACACGAGTTAAGGGATCTGAGAGAAGAATGA
- a CDS encoding NAD(P)/FAD-dependent oxidoreductase yields the protein MSFDALHPHAQRIAIIGSGISGLAAAWQLAPHNRVTIYEAETRLGGHSRTITAGRNGDQPVDTGFIVFNYANYPHLTRLFSELDVPVEKSDMSFGVTIDQGRIEYALRDLNSLVAQKRNLARPGFLRMVADIAKFNAKAVSVAQSDEVTIDGLLDELNLGEWFRRYYLLPICGAIWSTPADQIGAFPAKSLLRFYENHALLSATGQHQWWTVSGGSIEYVKRLEAALRLRGVEFRTGTPVTTIERQRNSVTISAEKALPDQFDQVIIATHSDQALKLLAKPTSQEHAALSAVRYQPNDVYLHRDAAQMPRRRACWSSWVYQAQTRANETRLGVTYWMNKLQNIRESDPLFVTLNPDAPIAEETIYDHEVFWHPVFDRAALRAQGEIQSIQGLNRTWFAGAWLRHGFHEDGFASAVRVARELNRGAQPQIDFEKVPA from the coding sequence ATGTCATTTGATGCCCTGCATCCACATGCGCAACGCATCGCGATCATCGGATCCGGGATTTCCGGCCTGGCGGCGGCGTGGCAACTCGCCCCGCATAATCGCGTCACCATCTATGAGGCGGAGACGCGGCTTGGGGGGCATTCGCGCACGATCACGGCGGGGCGCAACGGCGATCAGCCGGTCGATACTGGCTTCATCGTGTTCAATTACGCGAATTATCCGCATCTGACTCGCCTGTTCTCCGAGCTCGACGTGCCGGTCGAGAAATCCGATATGAGCTTTGGCGTGACGATCGATCAGGGCCGGATCGAATATGCTCTGCGCGACCTGAACAGCCTTGTTGCGCAGAAGCGGAACCTCGCCCGGCCGGGCTTTCTGCGCATGGTCGCGGATATCGCGAAGTTCAACGCCAAGGCCGTCTCTGTCGCGCAAAGCGATGAGGTGACGATTGATGGCCTTCTGGATGAGTTGAACCTGGGCGAGTGGTTCCGGCGCTATTACCTGCTGCCGATCTGCGGGGCGATCTGGTCCACGCCCGCCGATCAGATCGGCGCGTTCCCCGCGAAAAGCTTGCTCCGTTTCTACGAGAACCACGCATTGTTGTCGGCGACCGGTCAGCATCAATGGTGGACGGTCTCGGGTGGATCAATTGAATATGTGAAGCGGCTGGAGGCCGCCCTGCGCCTGCGCGGCGTCGAATTCCGCACCGGCACCCCGGTCACCACGATCGAGCGGCAGCGCAATTCAGTCACTATTTCGGCGGAAAAGGCTCTTCCGGATCAGTTCGACCAGGTCATCATCGCCACCCATTCCGATCAGGCGCTCAAGCTGCTGGCCAAGCCGACCTCGCAGGAACACGCGGCGCTTTCGGCGGTCCGCTATCAGCCCAACGACGTCTATCTGCATCGCGACGCGGCGCAGATGCCGCGCCGACGCGCTTGCTGGTCGAGCTGGGTCTATCAGGCGCAGACCCGCGCGAATGAGACGCGTCTTGGCGTGACCTATTGGATGAACAAGCTGCAGAACATTCGCGAGAGCGATCCGCTATTCGTCACGCTGAACCCCGACGCGCCGATTGCCGAGGAGACGATCTACGATCACGAGGTCTTCTGGCACCCGGTCTTCGATCGCGCGGCGCTGCGGGCGCAGGGCGAAATTCAGTCGATACAGGGTCTGAATCGGACGTGGTTCGCCGGCGCGTGGCTCCGTCATGGTTTCCACGAGGATGGGTTCGCTTCGGCGGTTCGTGTCGCGCGCGAGCTTAACCGCGGGGCGCAGCCGCAGATCGACTTCGAAAAGGTGCCCGCATGA
- a CDS encoding DUF1365 domain-containing protein: protein MSGEFCPGHTVHARRGAISHQFRYHVDYVMIDPDAPGPWPRIFSRRGRNLATVHDKDYGGAPGRGAGAAWVRKQLSRHAAPEIARLRLLTQPKILGAGFNPVNFWLAYDAQDDLRAVIAEVNNTFGDRHSYLCATPNFDPISAETELHAAKIFYVSPFQTIAGEYRFRFDIGAEHIRIRIDHRNGEEGVVATLATQRRKLTSAALLGMALRRPLTPIRTLGLIYWQALRLKLKGARYLSRPTPPSEEISQ, encoded by the coding sequence ATGAGTGGTGAGTTTTGCCCCGGTCATACGGTTCATGCCCGGCGGGGCGCGATTTCCCACCAGTTCCGCTATCACGTCGATTACGTGATGATCGACCCCGACGCGCCGGGTCCGTGGCCCCGGATTTTCTCGCGTCGCGGGCGTAACCTCGCGACGGTGCATGACAAGGATTACGGCGGCGCTCCCGGTCGCGGCGCGGGGGCCGCGTGGGTCCGCAAGCAGCTCTCGCGTCACGCTGCGCCAGAGATCGCGCGGCTGCGGCTTCTGACACAGCCGAAGATCCTCGGGGCCGGGTTCAACCCGGTGAATTTCTGGCTGGCCTATGACGCGCAAGACGACCTGCGTGCCGTGATCGCTGAGGTGAACAATACCTTCGGCGATCGGCACTCTTATCTTTGTGCCACCCCCAATTTCGACCCTATTTCAGCAGAAACCGAGCTTCACGCCGCGAAAATCTTCTACGTCTCCCCGTTCCAGACCATTGCCGGGGAGTATCGTTTCCGCTTCGACATCGGAGCCGAGCACATCCGCATTCGCATCGATCACCGCAATGGCGAGGAGGGCGTCGTCGCGACCCTCGCGACGCAGCGCCGCAAACTGACTTCGGCGGCGCTTCTCGGTATGGCGCTGCGCCGTCCGCTCACCCCAATCCGTACACTCGGCCTGATCTACTGGCAGGCCCTGCGGCTCAAGCTCAAAGGCGCCCGCTACCTGTCGCGGCCCACACCCCCCAGCGAGGAGATCAGCCAATGA